A single genomic interval of Rosistilla ulvae harbors:
- a CDS encoding DUF6702 family protein encodes MILPLLLSMLMHPFHVSLAEGEWNPQSGRFEIAIRLEPRDFQLALSKHAGKRIDLETTDRDQLQAAIVAYVKAKFIAVDAQDRPARWHWVGMENETKYVWVYLELQPDAASRELRISHRMLHEVASTQVNTLLLMGADEKQTLRFTKAQPTQTLRRDGAKAPWELVVPKT; translated from the coding sequence ATGATCCTTCCTCTATTGTTATCGATGTTGATGCATCCGTTTCACGTCAGTTTGGCGGAAGGGGAATGGAATCCACAGTCGGGGCGATTTGAAATCGCGATCCGCCTGGAGCCTCGCGACTTCCAGCTTGCGTTGTCGAAGCACGCTGGCAAACGGATCGATCTCGAAACGACCGATCGCGATCAATTGCAAGCCGCGATTGTGGCCTACGTGAAAGCGAAATTCATCGCCGTCGACGCCCAAGATCGCCCCGCGCGATGGCACTGGGTTGGGATGGAGAACGAGACGAAATACGTCTGGGTTTACCTGGAATTGCAACCCGATGCGGCTTCGCGCGAGCTGCGGATCAGCCACCGGATGCTGCACGAAGTCGCCTCGACGCAGGTCAACACGCTGCTGTTGATGGGAGCCGATGAAAAACAGACGCTCCGTTTCACCAAGGCCCAGCCAACGCAAACACTCCGCCGCGACGGAGCCAAAGCCCCGTGGGAATTGGTTGTCCCAAAGACCTAG
- a CDS encoding M1 family metallopeptidase, producing MVVFFRRSSLPILALAILIAHAAIEPVASQAQPRPNNKYGQTDDFRQIDQWLPTPNKYRSASGMPGPEYWQQRADYKIDVRLDDQNQKITGSETIDYHNHAPEPLGFLWIQLDQNIFEPGSDAIATATAPNFSDRASFNTIRSLLARESFEGGFKIHGVTDAEGAPLKHTIVKTMMRIDLPTPLPPGESTTVKIRFDYLINDSKLIHARTGYEFFEKDGNYIYEIAHWYPRVAAFTDYEGWQNKQFLGRGEFTLELGDFEVRITAPDDHIVAATGVLQNGEEVLTETQRQRLEKAKTAEEPIFVVTPEEALKNQKDRSKQDKTWVYHAENVRDFAWASSRKFIWDAQGHDQNDNPVMAMSYYPNEAEPLWSKYSTHAIIHTLDVYSRYTFDYPYPIAISVNGPVYGMEYPMICFNGPRPEEDKTYTARTKYGLISVIIHEVGHNYFPMIVNSDERQWTWMDEGLNTFLQYLAEQEWEEDYPSKRGEPDDITGYMRSSGQMPIMTNSESILQFGNNAYGKPATALNILRETILGRELFDFAFREYARRWKFKRPTPADFFRTMEDASGVDLDWFWNGWFYSTDHVDLAIRDVKLYQIDSSDPDEAAERKRQEKDKRRPSLSAERNEPLQKRIDLFPGLKDFYNDFDELEVTEDSRKAFQKFVESLNAEEKQLIRRKTNFYVLTFENVGGLVMPIIAEIRYTDGSKQMLDIPAEIWRTNNKTVSKLVITDKELDRIELDPRHQLADTDASNNFYPPRIVPSRFKLYKDKKSSNPMRKANEAKKKSDADKGKESNKEEAAEKKPAAKAEAAKPAAAAVAKPATAEAAE from the coding sequence ATGGTCGTGTTCTTTCGACGATCCTCTCTTCCCATCCTGGCCTTGGCGATTTTGATCGCCCACGCTGCCATCGAACCGGTTGCCAGCCAAGCTCAACCGCGGCCGAACAATAAATACGGTCAGACCGATGATTTTCGGCAGATCGACCAGTGGCTGCCAACGCCCAACAAATACCGCTCCGCATCGGGAATGCCCGGCCCGGAATATTGGCAGCAGCGAGCCGATTACAAGATCGACGTGCGGTTAGACGATCAGAACCAGAAGATCACCGGCAGCGAAACGATCGACTACCACAACCACGCCCCCGAGCCGCTTGGTTTCCTGTGGATCCAATTGGACCAGAACATCTTTGAACCGGGATCCGACGCGATCGCAACCGCGACGGCGCCGAATTTCTCCGACCGCGCATCCTTTAATACGATCCGATCGCTGCTGGCGCGGGAGTCGTTTGAAGGAGGCTTCAAAATCCACGGCGTGACCGATGCCGAAGGCGCACCGCTGAAGCACACGATCGTCAAGACGATGATGCGGATCGATCTTCCCACGCCGTTGCCGCCGGGCGAATCGACCACCGTCAAGATCCGCTTCGACTACCTGATCAACGACAGTAAATTAATTCACGCCCGGACGGGGTACGAGTTCTTCGAGAAAGACGGCAACTACATCTACGAGATCGCTCACTGGTATCCCCGCGTCGCCGCGTTCACCGATTACGAAGGCTGGCAGAACAAGCAGTTTTTGGGACGCGGTGAGTTCACGTTGGAGCTAGGCGATTTCGAGGTCCGGATCACCGCTCCGGACGATCACATCGTCGCGGCGACCGGCGTTTTGCAGAACGGCGAAGAGGTGCTCACCGAAACGCAACGGCAGCGACTGGAAAAGGCGAAGACCGCCGAGGAACCGATCTTTGTCGTCACGCCCGAGGAAGCGTTGAAGAATCAAAAGGATCGCAGCAAGCAGGATAAGACTTGGGTCTACCATGCTGAAAACGTTCGCGACTTCGCCTGGGCCAGCAGTCGCAAGTTCATCTGGGACGCTCAAGGTCACGACCAGAACGACAACCCCGTGATGGCGATGTCGTATTATCCGAACGAAGCCGAACCGTTGTGGAGCAAATATTCGACGCACGCGATCATCCATACGTTGGACGTCTATAGCCGCTACACCTTCGACTACCCCTACCCGATCGCGATCAGTGTCAACGGTCCGGTCTACGGGATGGAGTATCCGATGATCTGTTTCAACGGCCCGCGCCCGGAGGAGGATAAAACCTACACCGCGCGGACCAAATACGGATTGATCTCGGTGATCATCCACGAGGTCGGGCACAATTATTTCCCGATGATCGTCAACAGCGACGAGCGTCAATGGACCTGGATGGACGAGGGGCTCAATACGTTTCTGCAGTATCTCGCCGAGCAGGAATGGGAGGAAGACTACCCCAGCAAGCGAGGCGAACCGGACGATATCACCGGTTACATGCGCAGCAGCGGCCAGATGCCGATCATGACGAACAGCGAATCGATTCTGCAGTTTGGCAACAACGCCTACGGCAAGCCAGCGACGGCACTGAACATCCTGCGCGAGACGATCTTGGGCCGTGAGCTTTTCGATTTTGCCTTCCGCGAATACGCCCGTCGTTGGAAATTCAAACGCCCCACGCCCGCCGACTTCTTCCGCACGATGGAAGATGCTTCGGGAGTCGATTTGGATTGGTTTTGGAACGGATGGTTTTATAGTACCGACCACGTCGATCTCGCGATCCGCGATGTCAAGCTATATCAGATCGACAGCTCCGATCCCGACGAAGCCGCCGAACGCAAACGTCAGGAAAAGGATAAACGCCGGCCATCGCTGTCGGCTGAGCGAAACGAACCGCTGCAAAAACGGATCGATCTGTTCCCTGGCCTGAAAGACTTTTACAACGACTTCGACGAACTGGAAGTCACCGAGGATTCGCGGAAAGCGTTTCAGAAGTTTGTCGAAAGCCTGAACGCCGAAGAGAAACAACTGATCCGTCGCAAGACGAACTTCTACGTCCTGACCTTCGAAAACGTCGGCGGTCTGGTGATGCCGATCATCGCCGAGATTCGCTACACCGACGGATCGAAACAGATGCTCGACATCCCGGCGGAGATCTGGCGAACGAACAACAAAACGGTTTCGAAACTGGTGATCACCGACAAGGAACTCGACAGAATCGAGCTCGACCCACGCCACCAATTGGCCGATACCGACGCGTCGAACAACTTCTATCCGCCGCGGATCGTCCCCAGCCGATTCAAGTTGTACAAGGACAAAAAATCATCCAACCCGATGCGGAAGGCAAACGAAGCGAAGAAGAAGTCGGACGCTGACAAGGGCAAAGAGTCGAACAAAGAAGAGGCTGCGGAGAAGAAGCCTGCGGCCAAAGCGGAAGCTGCCAAGCCAGCGGCGGCAGCAGTGGCGAAGCCTGCAACTGCGGAGGCGGCCGAATGA
- a CDS encoding GxxExxY protein, translated as MSDDLTEKIIGAAIEVHRVLGPGLLESIYEEALCYELHIRGIACERQKEIDVMYKGHIIKGQKLDLLVEGEVVVELKAVQKLPDVATAQTLSYLKSTGLRRALLMNFGQARLVDGIKRLSL; from the coding sequence ATGAGCGATGACCTGACAGAGAAGATAATTGGGGCCGCGATTGAGGTGCATCGTGTTTTGGGCCCGGGGTTACTGGAGTCTATCTACGAGGAAGCACTTTGTTATGAACTCCACATACGTGGCATCGCATGCGAACGACAAAAAGAAATCGATGTGATGTATAAGGGACACATCATCAAGGGACAAAAGCTTGATCTATTGGTTGAGGGTGAGGTGGTCGTGGAATTGAAAGCGGTCCAAAAGCTTCCCGACGTGGCTACGGCTCAAACGTTGTCCTATCTCAAATCCACTGGATTGAGGCGGGCACTACTCATGAATTTCGGTCAGGCGAGGCTTGTCGACGGCATAAAGCGACTTTCTCTGTAA
- the pepT gene encoding peptidase T has product MIVPVNRERLLQRFLQYVQIGTAADPHSETYPSSPQQKDLSRVLAEQLVALGVADAHMDDHGLVWGTVPANVAGAPAIALNSHVDTSPEAPGDDVKPQVIVYQGGDIPLPEDNQVIRVADCPELADLVGKTLITTDGTTLLGGDDKAGVAIIMELVATLIENPQLPHGPVKILFSCDEEIGHGTDKIDLAQLDAVAAYTLDGGGAGDLDVETFSADGVLVTFTGRNIHPSIGKGRMVNATRAAGFFLQQLPDDSLSPESTDGRDGFIHPYEVEGGVGRAELRVLLRSFDTAELTQYADRLRQAATATEQQYPGLAVRVEVKPQYRNMADGLRENPRVADLAEQAFRNLGRPVRRSIIRGGTDGSALTEKGLPTPNLSSGQHAIHSLHEFACLEEMIQAVEHLQELLRLWSEVSA; this is encoded by the coding sequence ATGATTGTTCCTGTTAACCGCGAGCGTCTGCTGCAACGTTTCCTGCAATATGTTCAGATCGGCACTGCGGCCGACCCGCACAGCGAGACCTATCCCAGCAGTCCGCAGCAGAAGGATTTGAGCCGCGTGTTGGCGGAGCAATTGGTTGCACTGGGCGTTGCCGATGCGCACATGGACGACCACGGTTTGGTCTGGGGAACGGTCCCAGCAAACGTCGCTGGCGCTCCGGCGATCGCACTGAACTCCCATGTCGATACATCGCCCGAAGCTCCCGGGGACGATGTGAAGCCGCAGGTGATCGTTTATCAGGGAGGCGATATTCCGCTGCCCGAAGACAATCAAGTCATCCGCGTCGCCGACTGTCCCGAACTGGCCGATCTGGTCGGCAAGACCTTGATCACCACCGATGGCACGACGCTGTTGGGAGGCGATGACAAAGCGGGCGTGGCGATCATCATGGAATTGGTGGCGACGCTGATCGAAAATCCGCAACTGCCCCACGGCCCGGTCAAGATCCTGTTCAGCTGCGACGAAGAGATCGGACACGGCACCGACAAGATCGACTTGGCTCAATTGGATGCCGTCGCCGCTTACACGTTGGACGGTGGCGGAGCGGGAGATTTGGACGTCGAAACTTTTTCGGCCGATGGCGTGCTGGTCACCTTTACCGGGCGGAACATCCATCCGTCGATCGGCAAAGGGCGGATGGTCAACGCGACGCGGGCGGCGGGCTTCTTTCTGCAGCAGTTGCCCGACGATTCGCTATCTCCCGAATCGACCGATGGCCGCGACGGATTCATTCATCCGTATGAGGTCGAAGGGGGCGTAGGCCGCGCCGAATTACGCGTGCTGTTGAGGAGCTTCGATACGGCGGAGCTGACTCAATACGCCGATCGACTGCGGCAAGCGGCAACGGCGACGGAACAACAATATCCCGGTCTCGCGGTCCGCGTCGAAGTCAAACCGCAATACCGCAACATGGCCGACGGTTTGCGAGAGAATCCGCGGGTCGCCGATCTGGCGGAGCAGGCGTTCCGGAATCTGGGCCGCCCGGTCCGACGCAGCATCATCCGCGGCGGGACCGATGGTTCGGCGTTGACGGAAAAGGGGCTGCCGACGCCAAACCTGTCCAGCGGTCAGCACGCGATCCATTCGCTACACGAATTCGCATGCCTGGAAGAGATGATCCAGGCGGTCGAGCACCTGCAGGAGTTGTTGCGGTTGTGGTCGGAGGTTTCGGCCTGA
- a CDS encoding Gfo/Idh/MocA family protein, with translation MTQATRRQFVASGLAAGAVATLPGRRANAALANDEINVGFISCGGRSNELMGYFEKVPGVNIAGLCDPDQARLSRSSRRFPKAQTWKDLRDLIASDSIDAVVVATCNHWHCLATIWAMEAGKDVYVEKPLSHSQWEGRQTVAAARKYDRICQVGTQQRSDPMQAEIQKYLHDDKALGAIQAVRVNRYGLRGSIGRRTEPLQIDKSVAYDLWLGPAQDEPIFRNNLQYDWHWDWNTGSGEMGNWGVHVLDDVRNNVFQDRVALPKQILGGGGRVVLGDAGQTPNVHFAYFDTGSIPVVIGLSNLPDKAGSKKSPAHPGPGSGYVVYCEGGRLEGQRGRAQAFDADGKKLASFKGSGGNVLHQANFIDAVRAHDRSLLNTEVAVGNDSTGWCNLANIAFRAGRPYSPQDAASVELPQWNTLIGEMDQHLKSHDLSLDNSEIQMSHLLTLDEKTEQFVGDDADAANAFLKRKYREGYEVPTIQA, from the coding sequence ATGACTCAAGCAACACGACGACAGTTCGTCGCTTCTGGTCTCGCCGCGGGCGCTGTCGCGACGCTCCCCGGCCGCCGTGCCAATGCCGCTCTCGCCAACGACGAAATCAACGTCGGCTTCATCAGCTGTGGCGGACGTTCGAACGAATTGATGGGCTACTTCGAAAAAGTCCCCGGGGTCAACATCGCCGGTCTTTGCGATCCCGATCAGGCTCGCTTGAGCCGCTCCAGCCGAAGGTTTCCCAAAGCGCAAACGTGGAAAGACCTTCGCGATCTGATCGCATCGGACAGCATCGATGCGGTCGTCGTCGCCACCTGCAACCACTGGCACTGCTTGGCAACGATTTGGGCGATGGAAGCGGGCAAAGACGTCTACGTCGAAAAGCCGTTGTCGCACAGCCAATGGGAAGGTCGGCAGACCGTCGCGGCGGCGCGGAAGTACGATCGGATCTGTCAGGTCGGAACGCAGCAGCGTTCGGATCCGATGCAGGCTGAGATTCAAAAGTACTTGCACGACGACAAAGCGTTGGGGGCGATCCAAGCGGTCCGCGTCAACCGTTACGGTCTGCGAGGTTCGATCGGACGCCGGACGGAGCCGCTGCAGATCGACAAATCGGTCGCTTACGATCTGTGGCTCGGCCCGGCTCAAGACGAACCGATCTTCCGCAATAATTTGCAATACGATTGGCACTGGGATTGGAACACCGGATCGGGCGAGATGGGCAACTGGGGCGTCCACGTCCTGGACGACGTTCGCAACAACGTCTTCCAAGACCGGGTCGCGTTGCCCAAACAAATTCTTGGTGGCGGCGGACGTGTGGTCCTGGGCGACGCGGGGCAAACGCCCAACGTCCACTTTGCGTATTTCGACACCGGATCGATTCCGGTCGTGATCGGACTGTCGAATCTTCCCGACAAAGCTGGCAGCAAAAAGAGCCCGGCGCATCCGGGCCCCGGCAGCGGATACGTCGTCTATTGCGAAGGGGGCCGTTTGGAAGGCCAACGCGGCCGCGCTCAAGCGTTTGATGCCGACGGGAAAAAGCTCGCCAGCTTCAAGGGATCGGGGGGCAACGTGTTGCATCAAGCGAACTTCATCGATGCGGTTCGCGCTCACGACCGTTCGCTGTTGAATACCGAAGTGGCGGTTGGCAACGACAGCACCGGATGGTGCAACCTAGCCAACATCGCGTTCCGCGCCGGCCGACCGTATTCGCCGCAAGATGCCGCATCGGTCGAGTTGCCCCAGTGGAACACATTGATCGGCGAGATGGATCAGCATCTGAAATCGCACGATCTGTCGTTGGACAACAGCGAGATTCAGATGAGTCATCTGTTGACGCTCGACGAGAAGACCGAGCAGTTTGTTGGCGACGATGCCGATGCGGCGAACGCTTTCCTGAAACGGAAATACCGCGAAGGTTACGAAGTGCCAACGATCCAAGCGTAG
- a CDS encoding 3-keto-disaccharide hydrolase has translation MHRSWIVALVLLLAPTANLWSQQEDDGFVPMFNGKDLAGWQLVNTDPRTWSVEEGMLICSGKPIGELRTDRMYQNFIMEVEWRHMVPKGNAGIFVWADDITAKGQPFHRGIEVQILENAYGKADWFTTHGDIFPIHGAKMTPGNDRGGSRAFPTEMRSLPTPQWNHYRIEAIDGAISLAVNGKVVTRGTDCNPRKGYLCIESEGGVVHYRNVKIKELPDTPIEANMIAIADRGYRCLYTGIDLTGWSVQQPEGAAKQTAEEAAGHWKPSDWVLSCTGAAGTNLPLASDEAFGDYGFVVDFRLNRDSGSPQIRLRGDAAAVAIAGDDSPLTQHLDKVGKWNRIEGEVRGDKVSLTINGTEIEPFAATGSADAKGPLTLVPDGPVDFTNLFVR, from the coding sequence ATGCATCGCAGCTGGATTGTCGCTCTCGTATTGCTGCTCGCCCCCACAGCGAACCTCTGGTCGCAACAGGAGGACGACGGTTTTGTCCCGATGTTTAACGGCAAGGACCTGGCGGGCTGGCAACTGGTCAACACCGATCCCCGCACCTGGTCGGTCGAAGAGGGGATGCTGATCTGCAGCGGAAAACCGATCGGCGAACTGCGGACCGATCGGATGTATCAGAACTTCATCATGGAAGTCGAGTGGCGGCACATGGTTCCCAAAGGGAACGCCGGAATCTTTGTCTGGGCCGACGATATCACCGCGAAGGGACAGCCGTTTCATCGCGGGATCGAAGTCCAAATACTCGAAAACGCCTACGGCAAAGCCGATTGGTTCACCACGCATGGCGATATCTTTCCGATTCATGGAGCCAAGATGACTCCGGGCAATGATCGCGGTGGCAGTCGCGCGTTTCCGACTGAAATGCGTTCGCTGCCGACGCCTCAATGGAATCACTACCGGATCGAAGCGATCGACGGCGCGATCTCGCTGGCGGTCAATGGCAAAGTCGTCACCCGTGGCACCGACTGCAACCCACGCAAGGGCTATCTGTGCATCGAATCCGAAGGAGGCGTCGTCCATTACCGCAATGTGAAGATCAAAGAGCTGCCCGATACGCCGATCGAAGCCAACATGATCGCGATCGCCGATCGCGGTTACCGCTGTCTGTACACCGGCATCGACTTGACCGGTTGGAGCGTGCAGCAGCCCGAAGGTGCGGCGAAGCAGACGGCGGAAGAGGCTGCTGGCCATTGGAAGCCGAGCGACTGGGTTCTCTCCTGCACCGGAGCCGCCGGCACGAACCTGCCACTTGCCTCCGACGAAGCCTTTGGCGATTATGGATTTGTCGTCGACTTCCGACTGAACAGGGATTCGGGCTCGCCACAGATCCGCCTGCGTGGCGATGCGGCCGCGGTAGCGATCGCGGGTGACGATTCGCCGCTGACGCAGCATCTGGATAAGGTGGGCAAGTGGAATCGGATCGAAGGAGAGGTTCGCGGCGACAAGGTTTCGCTGACGATTAACGGCACGGAGATCGAGCCGTTTGCGGCGACGGGATCCGCCGACGCCAAGGGGCCACTGACGCTGGTCCCCGACGGCCCTGTCGACTTTACCAACCTTTTCGTTCGCTAG
- a CDS encoding TerB family tellurite resistance protein: MLLIGTTDLRRTRDRGDFRCPQCRQLQPYRLKSVRPFLTLYFIPTIPMGAVQHYVECDECRQAFEPAVLEIDPSTAVHLEQQQFHQEVMNVAVLTVVADGEITEAEIKSLGHVAELLFGEPADREDLGRMCAAATQVGYKAHNYLRSVVPRWDRDQKYLAMKAIFMAASAEGDLTPEQLEALVAVQRTLGLSEEDFQSAIEEALAIADQYDR; the protein is encoded by the coding sequence ATGCTATTGATTGGGACAACCGATTTGCGTCGCACGCGCGATCGCGGCGACTTTCGCTGTCCCCAGTGTCGGCAGCTGCAACCGTATCGACTCAAGAGCGTCCGGCCGTTCCTGACGCTCTACTTCATCCCCACGATTCCGATGGGGGCAGTGCAACATTACGTCGAGTGCGACGAGTGCCGGCAAGCGTTTGAGCCGGCGGTGTTGGAGATCGATCCATCGACCGCCGTCCATTTGGAACAGCAGCAGTTCCATCAAGAGGTGATGAACGTGGCGGTCCTGACCGTTGTTGCCGATGGCGAGATCACCGAAGCGGAGATCAAGTCGCTGGGGCATGTTGCCGAGCTGCTGTTTGGTGAACCGGCCGACCGCGAAGACCTCGGGCGAATGTGCGCCGCGGCGACGCAGGTCGGCTACAAAGCTCACAACTATTTGCGCAGTGTCGTGCCGCGATGGGACCGCGATCAAAAGTACCTGGCGATGAAAGCGATCTTCATGGCGGCGAGTGCGGAGGGGGATCTTACCCCCGAGCAGTTGGAGGCATTGGTGGCGGTCCAGCGAACGCTGGGATTGAGCGAAGAAGATTTTCAGTCGGCGATCGAAGAAGCACTGGCGATCGCCGACCAATACGACCGATAG
- a CDS encoding bifunctional transcriptional activator/DNA repair enzyme AdaA, with amino-acid sequence MKSVAPNEPPTLPDRETMYAALVAKDSRFEGVFLAGIRTTGIFCRPSCTARKPKPENVQYFRDAKSAMAHGFRPCKVCRPLAALGAAPDWLQPLIDDLQRDATLRLRSEDLRQRGLDPARVRRWFQKTHGMTFIAYLRMRRINQAFGQIRDRQSITNVAMDSGYESISGFGDGFKRAIGAAPANSEGRQVIAIARLLTPLGPMLAGASDAGICLLEFADRPMLETQLDRLRKRRGATLLPGPSPLFATLQSQLQEYFASQRTRFEIPLDTAGTPFQQRVWEALRQIPFGETRSYAQQATAIGKPTAVRAVARANGDNRIAILIPCHRVIGDNGTLTGYGGGLWRKQRLLEIERQQPATTGQC; translated from the coding sequence ATGAAGAGCGTTGCCCCAAACGAACCACCAACGCTTCCGGACCGCGAGACGATGTATGCCGCTTTGGTCGCTAAAGACTCCCGCTTTGAGGGGGTTTTTCTAGCGGGGATTCGCACGACGGGGATCTTCTGCCGACCGTCTTGCACGGCACGGAAACCGAAGCCGGAGAATGTGCAGTATTTTCGCGATGCAAAGTCGGCGATGGCCCACGGCTTTCGGCCCTGCAAAGTCTGCCGACCGTTGGCTGCGCTGGGAGCTGCGCCCGATTGGTTGCAGCCGTTGATCGATGATCTCCAGCGCGACGCAACACTTCGATTGCGCAGCGAAGACCTTCGCCAGCGCGGACTCGATCCAGCCCGCGTCCGACGCTGGTTTCAAAAGACACACGGGATGACCTTTATTGCTTACCTGCGGATGCGGCGGATCAATCAAGCGTTCGGGCAGATTCGCGATCGACAATCGATTACCAACGTCGCGATGGACAGCGGCTACGAATCGATCAGCGGATTTGGCGACGGATTTAAGCGAGCGATCGGCGCGGCACCGGCCAACAGCGAGGGCCGGCAAGTGATAGCGATCGCGCGACTGCTGACACCTCTTGGTCCGATGCTGGCGGGCGCATCGGACGCGGGGATCTGTCTGCTGGAATTTGCAGATCGGCCGATGTTGGAAACGCAGTTGGATCGGCTGCGAAAGCGGCGTGGAGCGACGCTGCTGCCCGGACCAAGTCCACTGTTTGCGACGCTGCAGTCGCAACTGCAAGAATACTTTGCCAGCCAGCGGACTCGATTCGAGATCCCGTTGGATACCGCCGGGACTCCATTCCAACAAAGGGTTTGGGAAGCGCTGCGGCAGATTCCATTTGGCGAGACGCGATCGTATGCTCAGCAAGCCACGGCGATCGGCAAGCCGACAGCGGTCCGCGCGGTGGCGCGGGCCAACGGCGACAACCGGATCGCGATCCTGATCCCTTGTCACCGAGTGATCGGCGACAACGGAACGCTGACCGGATACGGCGGCGGACTGTGGCGAAAACAGCGACTGTTGGAGATCGAGCGTCAGCAGCCAGCGACGACCGGGCAGTGTTAG